A single genomic interval of Leishmania panamensis strain MHOM/PA/94/PSC-1 chromosome 25 sequence harbors:
- a CDS encoding protein kinase, putative (TriTrypDB/GeneDB-style sysID: LpmP.25.0890): MSFSNVQVESAPGWSVDSIELGSLIFQGAESKVYHCNFYGAPALCKHRFVKRYRNPSLDKRLRSQRTRREARALERCVKKGIRAPRLLGADYINTFLIMSYEAGPTVKEALDIEHATFTQQTLQGKSSSAQQQQQQLTPSPSVLVNAAPSPVTAALLQSIGVVVAQLHNANIVHGDLTTSNFICTCNGFAAVTRSTDGATSPMSSAPVLPTAEDIVVLDFGLISDKCSAVERAVDLYVLERAIVSTHPYLSAFASDVILEGYRSAADPKKGEEALRRLEAVRARGRKRSMVG, translated from the coding sequence ATGTCATTCAGCAACGTGCAGGTAGAGTCGGCGCCAGGGTGGAGCGTGGACTCCATCGAACTGGGCAGCCTCATCTTCCAAGGTGCGGAGTCGAAGGTGTACCACTGCAATTTCTACGGCGCACCAGCTTTATGCAAGCACCGCTTTGTAAAGCGGTACCGGAACCCAAGCCTCGATAAGCGTCTACGTTCCCAACGTACGCGTCGAGAGGCGCGCGCTCTGGAGCGCTGTGTAAAGAAGGGCATCCGTGCACCGCGTCTGCTGGGTGCCGACTACATCAATACGTTTCTTATCATGTCCTACGAGGCTGGCCCGACCGTGAAAGAGGCGCTCGACATCGAGCATGCCACCTTTACGCAGCAGACATTGCAGGGTAAGAGCTcttctgcgcagcagcaacagcagcagctcacgccgtcgccatcgGTGTTGGTCAACGCTGCCCCGTCGCCGGTGACTGCGGCCCTACTGCAAAGCATTGGCGTTGTGGTGGCGCAGTTGCACAATGCGAACATCGTCCACGGCGACCTCACCACCTCTAACTTCATCTGCACATGCAACGGGTTTGCGGCGGTGACACGGAGCACGGACGGGGCAACTTCCCCGATGTCGAGTGCACCGGTGTTGCCAACGGCGGAGGACATTGTTGTTCTCGACTTTGGGCTTATCTCGGACAAGTGCAGCGCGGTGGAGCGCGCAGTGGATCTATACGTGCTGGAGCGCGCCATCGTGTCAACCCACCCGTACCTCTCCGCCTTTGCCAGTGACGTTATTCTTGAAGGCTatcgcagcgccgccgacccgaaaaagggagaagaggcgctgcgccgattggaggcagtgcgcgcgcgcgggcGAAAGCGCTCCATGGTCGGCTAA
- a CDS encoding hypothetical protein (TriTrypDB/GeneDB-style sysID: LpmP.25.0870), whose translation MGCHASRSFCSSDPDAAAGTAATARPFTYTGVPLDALVAYERAALHLSHDLDHLRHSNAMATAAALARASASQPTSGNCPRPAPQPPQRPLLHASVDAQRYLQWQHEQQQHHRHTNKDSEVVAVEAVYQAGVPVLLQELAWEWGSSAARECHGHASDAGRQLVLRAKQMAVWRARTAELLHKYVTSRRYEKALRHARKAAQTSARPRAPAAAAAAAPQYGGISNDSGHYVPQPCVFRELFKSYAVLAHSLTTSPRVTATASARSSHAPKSTSTVTPSMWCAVLCWFVRALPEPLMPLLCSRRLEPLAGAPPRSPVAAKASTPTTQTTYTAACRVVEESFASTDVVAYTTFCYILHLVQEHRTELTGEEVEAVAQAVVREPSLAQTTREVARACKPDMHIFGPPRTSVGTSSRVTAAAMAREKGPGETGRGRSSLTADTSPSTLVPTFLQVSACAAALEKSKTPAGGTAKEVMASGQRSDAMASSSDVGDRSEPEGVAAGVEATEVQGQLAEPKAAIHASASVAVKAATPSTTPAVASGEMRRQTTSSSSTTVSEEDGSVSKRCPEAVAAHAIPAAAQPTGIIRHASPVPQKGSLAAAVTTESHPQPHLKERLITSSEEPLLRGTSLICESKTPLASEHCYDVAQRSVKRRATLSEDEDMQVQSVLASRPELTAFTVSKLNSDLCPSVLEDPGAVEAEAEDLRRALQPFSEPPLTAITNARNDEDGGGGPHPRPPKGESGSPQNPDIDCATTSLAPVPLPSLPHHITPTSTSPRDEQRHQMPEFGGAETPTPATALLFLPWAQESAAPLPASAFRAQAEQPLLTALMIAKQRFLVALRVTPKKESTAGSEDCSSSVVDHRLERVMACAREMGWASSEGLIESLRSAHGHLHDKTSTVPGTEAAALSSARASALTPNALGSSGDRCDPSDLPQSLAEAPRQAQKFAAVCVPISGLMGSSDVFSSVDASMAENRVGYGRESQQPHGPHQVAVVENTFLSTQTESADSAVRVETTREFCSSGAARTNLQNGPLPSPSATEDVRRCSNLTTPLTMMTMSASATADAAVAAAQPLSGVEQELKKLRCLVHTLESQQFVQSQQSSAQTSELRARCAELQHQQLEQEKHLRLARARLLEVGKELDNLRDAKTHLQMQLAASREEGTRLRDALLMDEART comes from the coding sequence ATGGGGTGTCACGCGTCACGCTCTTTCTGCTCGAGTGACCCCGATGCTGCGGCTGGGACGGCTGCTACCGCGCGGCCGTTCACGTACACCGGGGTACCACTGGATGCGCTGGTCGCCTACGagcgtgcggcgctgcacttGTCGCACGATCTTGACCATCTGAGACACAGCAACGCAatggcgacagcggcagctctgGCACGCGCGTCTGCCTCCCAACCGACGAGTGGAAACTGTCCGAGACCTGCGCCCCAGCCACCACAACGTCCTCTGCTTCACGCCAGTGTAGACGCGCAAAGGTATTTGCAGTGGCAACatgaacagcagcaacaccaccgccacaccaATAAAGACagtgaggtggtggcggtagaGGCTGTCTACCAAGCTGGagtgccggtgctgctgcaggaactGGCCTGGGagtggggcagcagcgcagcacgagAGTGTCACGGTCACGCTAGCGACGCCGGCAGACAGCTTGTGCTGAGAGCAAAGCAGATGGCGGTGTGGCGCGCCCGCaccgcagagctgctgcacaaatATGTGACCTCGCGGCGGTacgagaaggcgctgcggcacgcgaggaaggcggcacAGACGAGCGCGAGACCTCgcgccccagcagcagcagcagcagcagcgccacagtaCGGCGGGATCAGCAATGACAGTGGGCACTATGTGCCTCAGCCGTGTGTGTTTCGCGAGTTGTTTAAGTCATACGCGGTGCTGGCTCACTCGCTGACCACATCGCCCAGagtcaccgccaccgcttcgGCACGCTCTTCTCATGCACCCAAATCCACAAGCACCGTGACGCCATCGATGTGGTGCGCAGTGCTGTGTTGGTTCGTGCGTGCGCTTCCCGAGCCACTGATGCCGCTCTTGTGCAGTCGTCGTCTCGAGCCCCTCGCTGGCGCACCTCCGAGAAGCCCTGTCGCCGCAAAGGCCTCTACACCAACCACGCAGACAACATACACAGCGGCCTGCCGAGTCGTGGAGGAGTCCTTCGCATCGACTGACGTGGTCGCATACACAACATTTTGCTAcatcctccacctcgtccagGAGCACCGCACCGAGTTGACcggggaagaggtggaggctGTGGCGCAAGCGGTCGTGCGGGAGCCGAGCCTTGCCCAGACGACACGCGAGGTCGCTCGTGCGTGCAAGCCTGACATGCACATCTTTGGGCCTCCGCGGACGTCAGTGGGTACATCATCAAGAGTTACTGCTGCGGCCATGGCGCGTGAGAAAGGACCTGGCGAGACTGGCAGAGGTCGCAGCAGCCTCACCGCAGACACCTCACCCTCAACACTGGTGCCGACGTTCCTTCAGGTTTCAGCctgtgcagcggcgctggaaAAGTCGAAGACACCAGCTGGCGGGACTGCCAAGGAGGTCATGGCCAGTGGCCAGCGTAGTGACGCCATGGCATCCTCCAGCGATGTCGGTGACCGGAGTGAACCGGAAGGAGTTGCTGCCGGTGTGGAAGCAACGGAGGTGCAAGGTCAACTCGCGGAACCAAAGGCGGCTATACATGCCTCCGCCTCAGTTGCTGTCAAAGCAGCCACTCCATCGACGACACCTGCTGTTGCGAGTGGTGAAATGCGGCGACAGACCACGTCGTCCTCAAGCACCACTGTCAGCGAGGAAGACGGCAGCGTGAGTAAGCGCTGTCCTGAGGCCGTGGCGGCTCACGCTATCCCGGCTGCTGCCCAGCCGACGGGAATCATACGCCACGCTTCACCTGTCCCACAGAAAGGCTCTTTAGCGGCTGCAGTCACGACAGAGTCTCATCCGCAGCCACACCTCAAGGAGCGCCTCATTACCTCCAGCGAGGAGCCTTTATTGAGGGGGACGTCTCTCATCTGTGAGAGCAAAACCCCCCTGGCGTCTGAGCACTGTTACGACGTCGCTCAGCGTAGCGTCAAGCGACGGGCGACCCTTTCAGAAGACGAGGACATGCAAGTCCAAAGTGTGCTGGCGAGCCGCCCGGAGCTCACTGCTTTCACCGTAAGCAAGCTCAACTCTGATTTGTGCCCCTCTGTGCTCGAAGACCCGGGGGCTGTAGAGGCGGAAGCCGAGGATCTGCGTCGCGCATTGCAGCCGTTCAGCGAACCTCCGTTGACGGCGATAACCAACGCTCGcaacgacgaggacggcggtggcggccccCATCCGCGCCCTccaaagggagagagcggctCTCCACAAAACCCTGATATCGACTGTGCCACTACGTCCTTGgcgccagtgccgctgccgtcactcCCACATCACATTACGCcgacctccacctccccgcgcgatgagcagcgccaccaaaTGCCTGAATTCGGTGGCGCTGAAACGCCCACCCCTGCGACAGCCCTGCTGTTTCTGCCCTGGGCGCAAGAgtctgctgcgccactgccggcATCGGCCTTCCGTGCTCAGGCAGAGCAGCCACTTCTTACCGCGCTCATGATCGCCAAGCAGCGCTTCCTCGTGGCGCTGAGGGTAACTCCTAAGAAAGAGAGCACCGCAGGCAGCGAAGACTGTTCGAGCAGCGTCGTCGATCATCGCCTTGAACGCGTGATGGCTTGTGCGCGCGAAATGGGCTGGGCGTCGTCCGAGGGACTCATCGAGTCGCTCAGGTCGGCGCACGGGCATCTGCACGACAAGACTTCGACCGTTCCGGGaacagaggcagcagcgctgtcgtcgGCACGGGCGTCTGCGTTGACGCCAAATGCACTCGGCTCTTCCGGTGATCGATGTGATCCCTCAGACCTGCCGCAGTCGCTCGCGGAGGCACCACGTCAGGCACAAAAGTTCGCAGCCGTCTGCGTCCCCATCTCTGGCCTCATGGGGTCGTCCGACGTCTTTTCCAGCGTCGACGCCTCCATGGCCGAGAATCGTGTTGGGTACGGCCGAGAGAGCCAGCAGCCTCACGGGCCCCACCAAGTGGCTGTTGTAGAGAACACCTTTCTTTCCACTCAAACGGAGTCCGCCGACTCCGCGGTGCGTGTCGAGACGACGCGCGAATtctgcagcagtggtgcggcGCGCACTAACCTTCAGAACGGGCCGCTACCATCGCCATCAGCGACTGAGGACGTCCGCAGGTGCTCCAACCTCACCACCCCTCTCACAATGATGACTATgtccgccagcgccaccgccgacgctgcgGTTGCGGCTGCCCAACCTTTGAGCGGggtggagcaggagctgaagaagctgcgctgTCTGGTGCACACGCTTGAATCTCAGCAGTTTGTTCAGTCCCAGCAGTCCTCTGCACAAACATCTGAGTTGCGGGCGAGATGTGCAGAGCttcagcatcagcagctcGAACAGGAGAAACATCTGCGCCTCGCTCGTGCACGACTGCTGGAAGTTGGGAAGGAGCTGGATAACTTGCGCGATGCGAAGACGCACCTTCAAATGCAGCTGGCAGCGTccagagaagagggcacgCGATTGCGTGACGCACTTCTGATGGATGAAGCACGCACGTGA
- a CDS encoding hypothetical protein (TriTrypDB/GeneDB-style sysID: LpmP.25.0880), whose protein sequence is MFGGPGRPRVAPRPPSDDSRLGGKASESVAGDFSTCPALRCPASSIANQIGGSAPSSAGDPQTSPSPCGIPRNRLYGTGTHSNPLEHQYHADEAPPSSSVVATTLSMATPHRYQQLAAQHLYGAANSSTAGVPAPCPSAPAADSCSAAAGTMPSSILRYTDPRVRPLPSAQGSSCLLSGAKQDSGGGGPAPGNQIVSSSGQNSGVKEGCSEANELSTQEKLEVIDGTALSSSSAHERGDQPTSAMRRAASAHEACQLSPKLSRSSTAAPLSSVAVAATADDRARSRGSATRREQQQRLQRQRTPWFPSRTATPARSTSSKHLPPPRTAQWAVKLIEDFVAQVALQQESAAMAPTIVPLYGATSALGRKETASGRDATTTTTVADLTATFLSSRYGMLQWRRILHEFAACLHRYRRLSPTCAVFREYFIHVDTENLGDFYLFCRLYAASDIQHCSRVETQRVAFVTETADNAHTIVSRRYVDEREVPDRLQRMLQYVVLMDCSPRLVVGVDSGAVSRTASGSVSTSRRPSGCVQYRYARDPSACVKEVPQRRHLTDDEVRRVKRAVLDWMEEAICKCTHERSYGAVESHEDDGAEEDARCETAGGDLLRISFDREGWVDAYALLQTTLEVVKLACRARHPSPQRRDEDASQAGDGACGFERNEDASDRSQRLLQQWRLAGSSARRPPLQRELVPPPPHTHSYPLEEVTPPRSRPQHRSPVQCSIRPTGEDEDGAEAPYVTQKRQAPSYMQPRTSVFTGTSATRGSADGCLSSPSREWVTSRRHRASTGQRTSSRSPRRRVAAAEERRQNPPASQMQEQGQSNRERKADESRLRSSYDESFFAAHEGPYYHHPYVAQLHGNQLWTEAQKEAAAASKQRGSCWGDYYPRIYSRVHGTPSPRKPAHEPCAAQSTFAFSTSSVDATIDSIDAELHRPQARVRDDGLSDPLQMTARSVDRSPRAFPAPEMLFFTNRQETRCTARSTDGLPLPPSFSLIAPPVSTVAYPGRVHPIAVRSLGSTAPAARATRVVDSTPAGSTLPILSPCAMSCTTAAKEPVASATPHSSHEAAAAVTSNTVLLTDEEQAMLDELEIALHRLDTRRRRDSATITAAAGDAPAVAKAYA, encoded by the coding sequence ATGTTCGGTGGGCCTGGCCGTCCACGAGTAGCGCCCAGGCCGCCCAGTGACGATTCACGACTCGGAGGGAAGGCATCTGAGTCGGTCGCAGGCGACTTCAGCACCTGCCCAGCATTGCGATGTCCAGCGAGCAGCATAGCGAATCAAATTGGAGGCTCGGCCCCTTCGTCAGCAGGTGACCCGCAGACATCACCGTCACCGTGCGGCATCCCGCGGAATCGCCTCTATGGTACTGGCACGCACAGCAACCCACTCGAGCATCAGTACCACGCCGATGAAGCACCACCATCTTCCTCGGTGGTCGCAACAACGCTGTCCATGGCTACTCCACATCGCTATCAACAactcgcagcgcagcacctctaCGGTGCAgcgaacagcagcacagcgggGGTGCCGGCACCATGCCCTagcgcaccagctgccgACTCctgtagcgctgctgctgggacTATGCCCTCCTCCATACTGCGCTACACGGACCCACGGGTCCGTCCTCTACCCAGTGCGCAAGGAAGCAGCTGCTTACTGAGCGGAGCGAAGCAagacagtggcggtggcggcccgGCACCAGGCAACCAGATTGTAAGCTCTAGCGGACAGAACAGCGGTGTCAAGGAGGGGTGCAGTGAAGCGAATGAGCTGAGCACACAAGAAAAACTGGAGGTGATAGATGGAACAGCATTGTCTTCATCTTCAGCTCACGAGCGTGGTGATCAGCCAACGAGTGCGATGAGGCGAGCCGCATCCGCGCACGAAGCCTGCCAGCTCTCACCAAAGCTGTCGAGGTcgtcaacagcagcgccactgtcAAGCGTAGCTGTGGCCGCCACGGCAGACGATCGAGCACGGAGTCGTGGCAGTGCCACTCGACgtgagcaacagcaacggctGCAGCGACAACGGACTCCGTGGTTTCCCTCCCGCACTGCCACTCCAGCGAGGTCCACTTCTAGCAAGcacctgccgccgccgcgcacggCGCAGTGGGCGGTGAAGCTGATCGAGGACTTTGTGGCacaggtggcgctgcagcaggagtcAGCAGCAATGGCGCCGACCATTGTGCCGCTGTACGGTGCCACGAGTGCTTTGGGCAGGAAAGAGACCGCCAGTGGCCGCGACGCTACGACCACAACCACTGTGGCCGACCTCACCGCGACTTTCCTGTCCTCGCGTTACGGgatgctgcagtggcgccgcatACTGCACGAGTTTGCGGCCTGCCTGCACCGCTATCGACGACTGAGTCCCACGTGCGCGGTGTTCCGCGAGTACTTCATCCATGTCGACACGGAAAATCTCGGTGACTTTTACTTATTCTGTCGTCTCTACGCGGCTAGCGACATTCAGCACTGCTCGAGAGTAGAGACGCAGCGTGTGGCGTTTGTGACAGAGACCGCTGACAACGCTCATACCATCGTGTCCCGCCGCTACGTTGACGAGCGGGAGGTGCCTGATCGACTGCAACGCATGCTGCAGTATGTGGTGCTGATGGACTGCTCGCcgcgcctcgtcgtcggAGTGGACAGTGGGGCCGTCAGCCGCACTGCATCAGGTAGTGTGTCGACGTCTCGTCGGCCCAGCGGGTGTGTGCAATATCGCTATGCTCGTGATCCGTCCGCCTGCGTAAAagaggtgccgcagcggcgccacctcACTGACGACGAGGTTCGCAGGGTCAAGAGGGCGGTGCTTGATtggatggaggaggcgattTGCAAGTGCACTCATGAGCGTAGCTACGGTGCTGTGGAGTCACACGAAGACGACGGTGCAGAGGAGGATGCGAGGTGTGAGACTGCAGGGGGAGACCTGCTGCGCATCTCGTTTGACCGTGAGGGCTGGGTAGATGCGTATGCGCTGTTGCAGACCACCCTGGAGGTAGTAAAGCTGGCGTGCCGCGCCCGCCACCCTTCGCCTCAAAGACGCGACGAGGATGCGAGTCAGGCTGGCGATGGCGCCTGTGGCTTCGAGAGGAACGAAGATGCGTCTGACCGCTcacagcggctgctgcagcagtggcgcttAGCGGGCAGTAGTGCCCGACGtccaccactgcagcgggAGTTggtaccgccaccaccgcatACGCACTCCTATCCGCTGGAGGAAGTCACCCCGCCTCGTTCGCGGCCTCAGCACCGCAGTCCAGTGCAGTGTTCCATACGGCCCACAGGCGAAGACGAGGACGGTGCTGAGGCTCCGTACGTGACACAGAAGCGGCAAGCGCCCTCCTACATGCAGCCTCGCACGTCAGTCTTCACCGGCACCTCAGCTACACGTGGGTCGGCGGACGGTTGCCTGTCGTCTCCGTCTCGCGAATGGGTCACATCACGGCGCCATCGCGCATCCACCGGACAACGAACATCCTCACGCtcaccacggcggcgggtGGCGGCCGCAGAGGAGCGCCGACAAAACCCGCCCGCGAGTCAGATGCAGGAGCAGGGGCAGAGCAACAGGGAAAGGAAGGCGGACGAGAGCCGGCTTCGCTCGTCGTACGACGAGTCGTTCTTCGCGGCGCACGAGGGGCCCTACTATCATCACCCATAcgtggcacagctgcacggCAATCAGCTCTGGACTGAGGCACAAAAAgaggccgcagcagcgtcgaaaCAGCGAGGTAGTTGCTGGGGCGACTACTACCCACGCATATACTCGCGTGTGCACGGTACACCATCACCTCGAAAACCCGCCCATGAGCCatgcgcagcgcagagcaCTTTTGCATTCTCAACGTCTTCAGTGGATGCCACCATTGACTCCATTGATGCCGAGCTGCACCGACCCCAGGCACGCGTTCGTGACGACGGCTTGAGTGATCCACTTCAGATGACGGCCCGCTCGGTAGATCGCTCACCACGTGCGTTCCCCGCACCAGAGATGCTCTTTTTCACAAACCGGCAAGAGACGCGCTGCACTGCTCGCTCTACCGACGGGCTCCCGCTGCCCCCGTCGTTCTCCCTAATTGCCCCGCCAGTTTCTACGGTGGCCTACCCTGGTCGCGTTCATCCTATCGCGGTGAGGTCGCTAGGCTCTACAGCCCCCGCGGCACGAGCAACCCGTGTTGTGGACAGCACACCAGCCGGCTCAACGCTCCCCATTCTCTCACCGTGCGCCATGTCATGTACGACAGCTGCAAAGGAGCCTGTCGCCTCTGCCACACCTCACTCCAGCCatgaggcggcggcagccgtgaCGAGTAACACGGTCTTGTTAACCGATGAAGAGCAAGCGATGCTAGATGAGCTGGAGATTGCCCTTCATCGACTCGACACGCGGCGTCGACGTGATTccgccaccatcactgctgctgctggtgatgCGCCTGCTGTGGCCAAGGCGTATGCATAg